A window from Dioscorea cayenensis subsp. rotundata cultivar TDr96_F1 chromosome 10, TDr96_F1_v2_PseudoChromosome.rev07_lg8_w22 25.fasta, whole genome shotgun sequence encodes these proteins:
- the LOC120270620 gene encoding chaperone protein dnaJ GFA2, mitochondrial-like isoform X1: protein MARSSSARLALFVVRRSLHTPEPGIRPSFRFLADRRFRTTRWIDGISCGAFSGWWCPNRAFHGTRAVAARSYYDVLGVSKNAEASEIKKAYYVLAKKLHPDTNKDDPDAEKKFQEVQRAYEVLKDEEKRALYEQVGHDAFEQAASGGGGDPFDDFFNGGSGVNDFFKNIFNQNEGGQDVEISLELSFMEAVQGCKKTLTFQASVLCGTCNGSGVPPGTIPQTCKACRGSGMTFVQHGPLRMQSTCSRCGGSGKIVTNFCKSCKGEQLVMRAKSVKIDVMSGVDNGETIKVYGQGGADPDGERPGHLFVNIKVRPDPVFRREGKDIHVDVVLHLSQAILGGNINVPTLTGDVILKVKQGTQPGQKVVLKGKGIRTRNSSLYGNQYVHFNVSIPTSPTERQRMLLEEFEKEEQGDCDRTIAVASG, encoded by the exons ATGGCGCGATCGAGCTCTGCAAGGCTGGCTTTGTTCGTCGTGCGGAGGTCTCTTCACACT CCGGAGCCGGGAATTCGCCCTTCATTTCGATTTCTCGCTGATCGGAGATTTCGCACAA CGAGATGGATCGATGGGATTTCTTGTGGAGCGTTCAGTGGGTGGTGGTGCCCGAACAGGGCGTTCCATG gtACGCGAGCAGTGGCTGCAAGGAGCTACTATGATGTACTTGGCGTGAGCAAGAATGCGGAAGCATCTGAGATCAAGAAAGCTTATTATGTG CTTGCAAAGAAGCTCCATCCAGACACCAATAAAGACGATCCTGATgcagaaaaaaaatttcaagaagtCCAGCGTGCCTATGAg GTTCTAAAGGATGAGGAGAAACGTGCACTTTATGAACAG GTTGGTCATGATGCCTTTGAGCAGGCTGCTTCAGGTGGCGGAGGTGATCCATTTGATGACTTCTTTAATGGTGGCAGTGGAGTGAATGAT TTCTTCAAAAACATCTTCAATCAGAACGAAGGGGGTCAGGATGTTGAG ATTTCTCTTGAATTATCATTCATGGAAGCTGTGCAAGGGTGCAAAAAGACCCTAACATTTCAAGCTTCTGTACTCTGCGGCACTTGCA ATGGTAGTGGTGTTCCTCCTGGGACCATCCCTCAAACATGTAAAGCTTGCAGGGGCTCTGGAATG ACATTTGTACAACATGGCCCATTAAGGATGCAGTCCACCTGTTCACGTTGCGGTGGATCTGGTAAAATTGTGACA AATTTTTGCAAATCATGCAAAGGAGAGCAACTTGTTATGCGAGCAAAATCAGTGAAGATAGATGTGATGTCTG GAGTGGATAATGGTGAAACCATCAAGGTATATGGTCAAGGGGGAGCAGATCCTGATGGTGAGCGCCCTGGTCATCTCTTTGTGAATATCAAG GTTCGACCAGACCCTGTATTCCGCAGAGAAGGCAAAGACATTCATGTAGATGTTGTTTTGCACCTGTCTCAG GCAATCTTAGGAGGGAACATTAATGTCCCAACTTTAACCGGCGATGTGATCCTCAAG GTTAAGCAAGGCACACAACCTGGTCAAAAGGTTGTTTTGAAGGGAAAAG GTATAAGGACGCGAAATTCTTCCCTCTATGGAAACCAATACGTACATTTCAATGTCAGCATCCCCAC GAGCCCGACGGAACGACAACGGATGTTACTGGAGGAGTTTGAGAAGGAAGAACAAGGAGATTGTGATCGGACCATTGCAGTTGCATCAGGATGA
- the LOC120270620 gene encoding chaperone protein dnaJ GFA2, mitochondrial-like isoform X2, producing MRKHLRSRKLIMWCVLLTCNNRLAKKLHPDTNKDDPDAEKKFQEVQRAYEVLKDEEKRALYEQVGHDAFEQAASGGGGDPFDDFFNGGSGVNDFFKNIFNQNEGGQDVEISLELSFMEAVQGCKKTLTFQASVLCGTCNGSGVPPGTIPQTCKACRGSGMTFVQHGPLRMQSTCSRCGGSGKIVTNFCKSCKGEQLVMRAKSVKIDVMSGVDNGETIKVYGQGGADPDGERPGHLFVNIKVRPDPVFRREGKDIHVDVVLHLSQAILGGNINVPTLTGDVILKVKQGTQPGQKVVLKGKGIRTRNSSLYGNQYVHFNVSIPTSPTERQRMLLEEFEKEEQGDCDRTIAVASG from the exons ATGCGGAAGCATCTGAGATCAAGAAAGCTTATTATGTGGTGTGTTCTTCTTACATGTAATAATAGA CTTGCAAAGAAGCTCCATCCAGACACCAATAAAGACGATCCTGATgcagaaaaaaaatttcaagaagtCCAGCGTGCCTATGAg GTTCTAAAGGATGAGGAGAAACGTGCACTTTATGAACAG GTTGGTCATGATGCCTTTGAGCAGGCTGCTTCAGGTGGCGGAGGTGATCCATTTGATGACTTCTTTAATGGTGGCAGTGGAGTGAATGAT TTCTTCAAAAACATCTTCAATCAGAACGAAGGGGGTCAGGATGTTGAG ATTTCTCTTGAATTATCATTCATGGAAGCTGTGCAAGGGTGCAAAAAGACCCTAACATTTCAAGCTTCTGTACTCTGCGGCACTTGCA ATGGTAGTGGTGTTCCTCCTGGGACCATCCCTCAAACATGTAAAGCTTGCAGGGGCTCTGGAATG ACATTTGTACAACATGGCCCATTAAGGATGCAGTCCACCTGTTCACGTTGCGGTGGATCTGGTAAAATTGTGACA AATTTTTGCAAATCATGCAAAGGAGAGCAACTTGTTATGCGAGCAAAATCAGTGAAGATAGATGTGATGTCTG GAGTGGATAATGGTGAAACCATCAAGGTATATGGTCAAGGGGGAGCAGATCCTGATGGTGAGCGCCCTGGTCATCTCTTTGTGAATATCAAG GTTCGACCAGACCCTGTATTCCGCAGAGAAGGCAAAGACATTCATGTAGATGTTGTTTTGCACCTGTCTCAG GCAATCTTAGGAGGGAACATTAATGTCCCAACTTTAACCGGCGATGTGATCCTCAAG GTTAAGCAAGGCACACAACCTGGTCAAAAGGTTGTTTTGAAGGGAAAAG GTATAAGGACGCGAAATTCTTCCCTCTATGGAAACCAATACGTACATTTCAATGTCAGCATCCCCAC GAGCCCGACGGAACGACAACGGATGTTACTGGAGGAGTTTGAGAAGGAAGAACAAGGAGATTGTGATCGGACCATTGCAGTTGCATCAGGATGA